CTTGTCTGGCGTTGTTGTCATGCAGGGCGTGCGAAATTAAAAATGAAGTTCCTGTATCTAATACTTTTTCACCTGATAATTTTTTGTTACCAATGTTAACCTCTTCTAAAATTTTGCCTTTCCAGTCTTCAATTTTGGTAATTGCTAGTAATGGTTCTTTGACCCCTCCATTTGCAAAAACACCAAAAGCTACGGCCATATCAATAGGCTTAACTTCTCCTCCTCCTAGTGTCAGCGATAGCCCGTATCTGTCTGGATCTTCAAAAGTAGTGAGACCAAGAGAATTTGCAAATTCTACAAACTGTTTTACACCATTTACAGCCAATATTTTAACAGCAGGAATATTTAAAGAGTTTCCCAAGGCAAACCTTGTTTGAACAAGACCTTTAAAGGTTCCATCATAGTTTTTAGGGCAGTAAAGTGATTGTCCAGCAACTGCAAAACAAGATGGTGTGTCAGCAAAAGTTGTTGCTAGTGTTATTTTTTTGCGCGAGATTGCCAGAGCGTAGTTAAGGGGTTTAATTGACGAACCAGGTTGACGATTGGCCAATGTAACGTTGACTTTACCGTCCTCGTCTTCGGCAAAATAGTCTTTACTTCCTACCATCGCAAGTATTTCTCCAGTCGATGGGTGGGTAACGATTGCAGCTCCATTTCCCACCTTCTGGTTTTTAAGTTTTGCGACTTCTGTGGCAACCGCCATTTGAGCAAATTCCTGAAGTTCTAAATCTAAAGTGGTGGTAACTCTAAGTCCACCTTGTTCAACCATTCTTTCACCATACTTTTCAACCAGTTGTTCTTTCACCCAAAGGGCAAAATGGGGAGCTTTGGGAGCTTCAATTTTTGTGTACTTTAATTCTTCTTCAAAGGCCTTGTCAGCTTCTTCTTGGGTAATGTGTTCATTTATAACCATTTGATCAAGCACTTGTTTTTGTCGTTCTTTGGCAAGTTCAGGTCTTGCTCCAAAAGGTGAATATCTTGTAGGGCTTTGAGGCAAACCTGCAAGTAAAGCAGATTCTGCAAGGCTTAAATCTTTGGCTGGTTTTTTAAAATATAGTTCACTTGCTGACTCAATTCCATAGGCGGTCGATCCATATGGAATTTGGTTTAAATACATTTCAAGTATTTGGTTTTTTGAATATATTCCCTCAACCACCATTGTCAAGAAAAACTCCCTTGCCTTTCTCCGAATAGTTCTTTCAGGAGAGAGTAGTGCGTTTTTAACAAGTTGTTGGGTTAGTGTTGATCCTCCTTCAAGTTTTCCTCTGGTTACAATTTTCCAAGCAGCCCTAGCAATTCCAGTAAAAGAAAAACCGTAATGTTTGTAAAAATCTTTGTCTTCAATTGCAATGGTTGCATTCTTAATATTGTCAGGTAGGGACTCGAGCTCAATAGGGCTTCTTCTGGTATCTGCATATATTTCATAAATTATATTGCCGTTTCTATCAAATAGTTTGGTTGAGACAGGAATGTCTGGTGATGTTAGTTTAGTAGGAAGGGGTATTCCCCAAAAAAGCCACAAAGAAAAAGAAATTAGAACGGTAAAAAAAATAACTCTTTTTCTATTATATTTACTAGATAGGTGTTTTTTGATTTTTGAGAAAAAATGTCGCATACTTGATTTTAATGGATATTGGTTTAGAAAACAAAGTTTGGTGGACATATATAGAAAAAGACCTTCAGGAATTGTTGGTTGCTTCTGAGTTTTTGGCAAATGTAGTGAGGAGTTGGGGAGGAGATATGCCTCAGGGTAGGAAAGTTTTTAGTGATTATTCATTCGTGGTTTTTCCTGCAGCAAAAGCATATGAAGGTTTTTTGAAAAAAGTATTTCTAGATATGGAGTTTATTACCAGTGAAGATTATCATGGTAAACGATTTAGGATTGGAAAAGCACTAAATCCATATTTAGATAAAAGGTACAGAGAAAAGGAGAGTGTCTATGACAAACTAGTTAAATACTGTGGCGGTAAGGAGCTAGCAGATGACTTGTGGAACACTTGGACTTTATGTAGAAATACTGTTTTTCATTGGTTTCCAGATGAAAAAAAGGCAATCACTTTTGACGAAGCCAAAACCAAAATAGATATGGTTATTGGCTCTATGGATAAAGCCTTTGAGGGTTGTAAACTTAAATAGCAATATTAATTATGAGCAAGACTTTAAATTTCAAAAGGGCAGTTTATCTGGCAGCGTACCTACTAATAGTATGGGGTTTTTATAGATTTCTTTTTCAACTTCCAGAAGAGATTGAGGAAACAATAATTAAACCACTGGTTTGGCTAATCCCAGTTATTTATTTAGTTAAACTAGAACGTCGTGGTTTGGAATCTGTTGGTATAACTTTCAAAAATTTGTTTCCTGCAATTTATTATTCCTTGGGATTGGGCCTGATCTTTGTTTTAGAGGCAATGTTTGTTAATTACATCAAATACGATGGGCAACTTAATCTGAATGCAAATATTGGTCAATTACCGTTTATAACAGCGCTTGGATTATCTTTTGTAACTGCTTTTTCAGAAGAGATCACATTCAGGGGATACATATTTACTAGAATCTGGGACTTTATCAAAAATGAGTTCACTGCCAATATCCTAACATCTGTTTTTTGGGCTATGATTCATGTACCCATAACCATATTTGTTTGGAAATTGGATTTTTCAGCAAGTCTAATATATTTAGCACTAACCACCATTTTTGGTATTGGAAGCGCTTTTGTATATGCTAGAACTAAAAACATTTTGGCACCAATTATTCTTCATGTATTATGGCAGTGGCCAATAATTTTGTTTAGATAAGGAGACATAAGTGACATTGTTTGCAGGAGTTGACTGCTTAGTATACAATTACAATTACCCAATTAGTTTTGGGTAATTTATGAAAAGCAATGTTGCAGTTAATATCATTACAATAATTGTTGCTTTCACCATACTTTCGGCTTCATTTTTCAAAACAGTTAGTATTAAATATGCCTATACGCCACTGGTTTTATCAGAGAATACTGAACAAAAAAATACAGAAGATGATCTTTCGGTAGATTATGTATTGGCCTACCCTGGAAAAATTAATCCCGACAATCCACTTTGGTACCTAAAGGCCTTAAGAGATAGAATTTGGGTTGTTACAACTTTTGATCAAAACAAAAAAAGTGATCTATATTTATTGTTTGCCGACAAACGTTTGGTTTCTGCAACAATGTTATTTCAAGACAATAAACCCGATTTGGGTCTTGTCACACTAACTAAGGCTGAAAAATATCTTGAAAAGGCATCAAAAACAGTATCTTATACTGATAGTTATGAAAAGTTGGCGCTTGCTTCACTGAAGCACAGAGAGATAATCGAAAGACAAATACTACCTTTAACCCCAGAAGACCTAAGGCCTCAAGCTATAAAAACAATTGACTACTCAAAGGAAGTATATAAAGTAATGAGTGTTAATTTATTGACGATTGGCTTGAATCCACCGCAAAATCCATTTGAATAGTATCCTTTTTTTATACTCGATTTTAAAATAATCTCCGCAAAATTTACGCGAGCAAAAATGAAAGAAATTTTTTTGAAGCTACTCAGGCTTAAAGGTGATATATTTAATACTAAAAGTTTATAGTTGACTCTCTACCCCTAGTGTTAGATCATCTGTCTTGTTACTAGTGATAGTGTTTTTTGCTTTCATATGTGAAACATAGTTATTTTATGTGAAACATAGTTACTACTTGTGAAACGCAAAAAATTGTAACTAAAAGAAAAAAGTACATATGAAATGTCCATTTTGTAATACCAAGGAGACACAAGTTCTTGAGTCAAGAACGAGCGACGATGGTCACGGATTAAGAAGGAGAAGGGAGTGTACCAAGTGTGGTAAAAGGTTTACAACACATGAGTCAGTTAAAACATCTGTACTCTGGGTTATTAAAAGAGATGGCAAAAGAGAGCCTTTTGATAAAGAGAAAGTAAAAAGAGGAATATTAAGATCAATCGAAAAAAGACCAGTTTCTTTAGATTTGGTTAATGAAATAGCAGATGAGATAGAGAGGGAAATGCTAAAAGCAGAGAATGAAGAAATATCAAGCAAGTTAATAGGTGGTGCAATTTTAAAAAAGTTAAAGAAAGTTGACAAGGTAGCTTGGTTAAGGTTTGCAAGTGTCTATTTACAGTTTGAAGACTTAGAAGATTTTGAAAAAATAATATCTAAAAATATATGACAAAAAAACAAATTAAAAATAAATTATTAAAATTTGAAGATTACAAAGCTCCTACCTATGAAAAAATACGAAAGGAAATTGATAAGAAAGTTGGTTTAAAACCAAACCTGCCACAGGACTTGCCCAAGGGTGATTGGACAGAACAGGCATTAAAGGTTTTGGGTGAAAGATATCTTGTTAAAGATAATAACTTAAATCCAATTGAATCCCCAGAAGATATGATTTGGCGTGTTGCTTGGGATGTTGCCTCTAGTGAAGCCAGGTGGGGTGCAACTAAAAAAGATGTGATGAAGTCTGCAAGAGAGTTCTACAATTTAATGGTTTCAAGAAAATTTTTACCAAATTCTCCAACCCTTATGAATGCCGGTACTGGCAATGGTT
This bacterium DNA region includes the following protein-coding sequences:
- a CDS encoding DUF5667 domain-containing protein; protein product: MKSNVAVNIITIIVAFTILSASFFKTVSIKYAYTPLVLSENTEQKNTEDDLSVDYVLAYPGKINPDNPLWYLKALRDRIWVVTTFDQNKKSDLYLLFADKRLVSATMLFQDNKPDLGLVTLTKAEKYLEKASKTVSYTDSYEKLALASLKHREIIERQILPLTPEDLRPQAIKTIDYSKEVYKVMSVNLLTIGLNPPQNPFE
- the nrdR gene encoding transcriptional regulator NrdR: MKCPFCNTKETQVLESRTSDDGHGLRRRRECTKCGKRFTTHESVKTSVLWVIKRDGKREPFDKEKVKRGILRSIEKRPVSLDLVNEIADEIEREMLKAENEEISSKLIGGAILKKLKKVDKVAWLRFASVYLQFEDLEDFEKIISKNI
- a CDS encoding PBP1A family penicillin-binding protein, whose product is MRHFFSKIKKHLSSKYNRKRVIFFTVLISFSLWLFWGIPLPTKLTSPDIPVSTKLFDRNGNIIYEIYADTRRSPIELESLPDNIKNATIAIEDKDFYKHYGFSFTGIARAAWKIVTRGKLEGGSTLTQQLVKNALLSPERTIRRKAREFFLTMVVEGIYSKNQILEMYLNQIPYGSTAYGIESASELYFKKPAKDLSLAESALLAGLPQSPTRYSPFGARPELAKERQKQVLDQMVINEHITQEEADKAFEEELKYTKIEAPKAPHFALWVKEQLVEKYGERMVEQGGLRVTTTLDLELQEFAQMAVATEVAKLKNQKVGNGAAIVTHPSTGEILAMVGSKDYFAEDEDGKVNVTLANRQPGSSIKPLNYALAISRKKITLATTFADTPSCFAVAGQSLYCPKNYDGTFKGLVQTRFALGNSLNIPAVKILAVNGVKQFVEFANSLGLTTFEDPDRYGLSLTLGGGEVKPIDMAVAFGVFANGGVKEPLLAITKIEDWKGKILEEVNIGNKKLSGEKVLDTGTSFLISHALHDNNARQEAFGPSSFLNVRGHPEVSVKTGTTNDRRDNWTIGYTKQIVVVVWVGNNDNTPMGGAVSGVTGASPIWNRVIKFALDKSEKGAYDSDSDGHSWPLQPEEVVGGTICSDTGGAILSGDPNNPGCPSRFEYFLAGTIPTTVNVTHQDLWVFRDTGQVANSDALPEQIEMQSKTVYTDPTGAIYCLECPISSSSATIRYPLKSN
- a CDS encoding CPBP family intramembrane metalloprotease, with the protein product MSKTLNFKRAVYLAAYLLIVWGFYRFLFQLPEEIEETIIKPLVWLIPVIYLVKLERRGLESVGITFKNLFPAIYYSLGLGLIFVLEAMFVNYIKYDGQLNLNANIGQLPFITALGLSFVTAFSEEITFRGYIFTRIWDFIKNEFTANILTSVFWAMIHVPITIFVWKLDFSASLIYLALTTIFGIGSAFVYARTKNILAPIILHVLWQWPIILFR